CCTTGGCAAGGTGACGCTCTACCACTGAGCTATACCCGCAGGGCTGACTGACTTAATTGCCAGTTTCCACTGTTTTTAGTGTTACAAAAAGTGCTCCTAATGTCAACACCCCCACATGTAGGGGATTAGCCAGGAGACTGGGATGACGGAGCGACAGCCGCAGTTTGATCCCCAGGCGCAAGTGCCCCCGAGACGTTAGCCGACAGCGCCTGGGCAGCGTTGGGCAGGCTGTTAGACGAAGCAGATCCAGGCATACTGCGAATCTGCCGCATCAGGCTACCCATTTCAAGGGCACTCATGGCATAGTCCCAGCCATGGTTACCCTTGATCCCAGCTCGTTCTAGAGCCTGCTGCATGTTGTCTGTAGTCAGCACCCCAAAGATAATCGGGACGCCTGTCTGAAAGCCTGCTGCCGCAATCCCTTTAGAGACTTCTGCCGAGACATAGTCGAAGTGGGGCGTGCTGCCCCGGATCACGGCTCCCAGGCAAACAATAGCGTCGTAGCGACCAGTCAGGGCCAGCTGACGGGCCACTAGGGGTATCTCAAAACTGCCGGGAACCCAGGCATAGTCTACCTGGGAGCCGTAGGGGTCGATATCGACGCCATGGCGCTTCAGGCAGTCCTGGCACGCTTCCACAAG
The window above is part of the Pseudanabaena sp. FACHB-2040 genome. Proteins encoded here:
- the ribH gene encoding 6,7-dimethyl-8-ribityllumazine synthase, with protein sequence MAVFEGTFTAGEPLRFALVIGRFNDLVTGKLVEACQDCLKRHGVDIDPYGSQVDYAWVPGSFEIPLVARQLALTGRYDAIVCLGAVIRGSTPHFDYVSAEVSKGIAAAGFQTGVPIIFGVLTTDNMQQALERAGIKGNHGWDYAMSALEMGSLMRQIRSMPGSASSNSLPNAAQALSANVSGALAPGDQTAAVAPSSQSPG